The Candidatus Zixiibacteriota bacterium genome includes a window with the following:
- a CDS encoding M23 family metallopeptidase encodes MFKKKFTLMLIPGSKGILKQVNVPAPLVYGAVVLVLMLLGISVALSTQYVSDRVSRAEIEKLKAENLELKNKFEQIRWTLTEFENRYQDMVQKEVVIRTAFDLPEIDPQERQLGIGGPIPKAVESMTPAQKSAYVTERQVDRLLRLSEFELDKYSEVEQKLDGMKDRLRHTPSIWPTKGWVTTGFQMRDDPFTGYRRMHAAIDISNRTGTPIYATADGKVVEVGRQGGLGNMVVIDHGYGFKTRYAHLKQATVKKGQRVSRGEQIALMGNTGHSTGPHLHYEVIRNGKKLNPADYILNEMD; translated from the coding sequence ATGTTTAAGAAAAAATTCACATTGATGCTTATCCCCGGCTCAAAGGGGATACTCAAGCAGGTCAACGTTCCGGCCCCGCTGGTTTATGGAGCGGTAGTGCTGGTTTTGATGCTACTGGGGATCAGTGTAGCGCTGTCAACTCAGTACGTATCCGATAGAGTTTCCCGTGCTGAGATCGAAAAACTAAAGGCGGAAAATCTCGAACTCAAGAACAAATTCGAACAGATCCGCTGGACTCTGACCGAATTCGAAAACCGCTATCAGGACATGGTCCAAAAAGAGGTAGTTATTCGGACTGCCTTTGACCTGCCGGAAATCGATCCCCAGGAGCGTCAGCTCGGTATTGGTGGTCCGATTCCGAAAGCGGTGGAGAGTATGACTCCGGCTCAGAAGTCTGCTTATGTCACCGAGCGTCAAGTGGATCGCCTTTTACGCCTGTCGGAATTCGAGTTGGATAAATACTCGGAAGTCGAACAGAAGCTCGATGGTATGAAGGATCGCCTCCGGCATACCCCGTCGATTTGGCCTACCAAGGGTTGGGTCACGACCGGTTTTCAAATGCGCGATGATCCCTTTACCGGCTATCGGCGGATGCATGCGGCGATCGATATTTCCAACCGTACCGGCACTCCGATTTATGCCACAGCCGACGGCAAAGTGGTGGAAGTCGGACGCCAGGGCGGCCTGGGTAATATGGTGGTGATTGACCATGGTTACGGTTTCAAGACTCGTTACGCTCATCTAAAACAAGCGACGGTTAAGAAGGGGCAGCGAGTCAGCCGGGGTGAACAGATCGCCCTCATGGGTAATACCGGTCATTCCACCGGTCCGCATCTCCATTACGAGGTGATCAGAAACGGCAAGAAGCTCAATCCAGCCGATTATATTCTCAACGAAATGGATTGA
- a CDS encoding SDR family NAD(P)-dependent oxidoreductase, giving the protein MKSLNNKVVLITGASSGIGRACAEKFAEEGARLILAARRKERLIELARKLNTPVHIIELDVTNRQAVETALKNLPADFAAIDVLINNAGLGRGLDKLQEGNPDGWNEMIDTNIKGLLYVSRAVLPGMVNRGSGQVINIGSIAGHEVYPGGNVYCATKHAVGAITRGMRIDLVDSPIRVATIDPGLVETEFSEVRFDGDKDRAGSVYKGYQPLSGADIAETAVWIASRPPHVQIAEVIIFPTAQRSAMIVHKE; this is encoded by the coding sequence ATGAAGTCTTTGAATAATAAGGTCGTGCTGATAACGGGAGCTTCCTCCGGAATAGGCCGCGCCTGTGCCGAGAAATTTGCTGAAGAGGGAGCCCGGCTGATTTTGGCGGCACGGAGAAAAGAACGGTTGATCGAACTGGCGAGAAAACTGAACACGCCGGTTCATATAATCGAACTCGATGTGACCAACCGGCAAGCTGTAGAAACAGCCCTTAAAAACCTTCCTGCCGATTTTGCTGCGATCGATGTACTCATCAACAACGCCGGTCTCGGGCGAGGTCTGGATAAATTGCAAGAAGGAAACCCGGACGGTTGGAATGAAATGATCGACACCAACATCAAGGGTCTTTTATACGTCAGCCGAGCGGTATTACCGGGTATGGTCAATCGAGGCAGCGGTCAGGTTATCAATATCGGTTCGATAGCCGGCCATGAGGTTTATCCGGGAGGGAACGTCTATTGCGCCACAAAACATGCCGTAGGAGCAATCACCCGGGGTATGCGGATCGACCTGGTTGACAGCCCGATACGTGTTGCCACAATTGATCCCGGTCTGGTAGAAACGGAATTTTCCGAGGTCAGATTCGACGGCGATAAAGATCGCGCCGGTTCGGTTTATAAGGGCTACCAGCCGTTATCCGGAGCTGATATCGCTGAAACGGCCGTATGGATTGCCTCGCGGCCACCCCATGTTCAGATTGCCGAGGTCATAATTTTCCCCACAGCCCAGCGATCCGCCATGATTGTTCATAAGGAATAG
- the recA gene encoding recombinase RecA — translation MATSHTAVDRKKALEAALSQIERSHGKGSIMRLGGSTVLEVEVIPTGSLGLDHALGVWGVPRGRVTEVFGPESSGKTTLALHIIAEAQKVGGVAAFIDAEHALDANYARALGVDTDNLLVSQPDTGEQALDITETLVRSGGVDIIVVDSVAALTPRSEIEGEMGDSHMGLQARLMSQALRKLTGIISKSKTAVIFINQIRMKIGVMFGNPETTTGGNALKFYSTVRLDIRRIATIKDGQEVIGSRTRVRVVKNKVAPPFREAEFDIIYGTGISYTGELIDKAVDANIVQKSGSWFSYGDERLGQGRENARAFLKDHPEVTNEILVKVKEALGMKLAEHGEPVLEEEEAIETE, via the coding sequence ATGGCAACATCGCACACGGCGGTAGACCGCAAAAAAGCGCTGGAGGCGGCCCTGTCGCAGATCGAGCGATCACACGGCAAGGGCTCGATCATGCGCCTTGGCGGCAGCACGGTGCTCGAGGTAGAGGTAATCCCGACCGGATCACTCGGCCTCGACCATGCCCTTGGGGTTTGGGGCGTACCGAGAGGGCGGGTGACTGAGGTGTTCGGTCCGGAATCCTCCGGTAAAACCACTCTGGCGCTGCACATTATCGCCGAGGCTCAGAAAGTGGGCGGCGTCGCGGCATTTATCGATGCCGAACATGCTCTCGATGCCAACTATGCCCGAGCGCTGGGCGTCGATACCGACAATCTTCTTGTTTCTCAACCGGATACCGGTGAACAGGCGCTCGATATCACCGAAACGCTGGTACGCTCCGGCGGTGTCGATATCATTGTCGTTGATTCCGTCGCCGCTCTGACTCCCCGCTCCGAAATCGAGGGGGAGATGGGGGACAGCCACATGGGGCTGCAGGCGCGGCTCATGTCGCAGGCATTGCGCAAGTTGACCGGGATCATCTCCAAATCCAAGACGGCGGTGATTTTCATCAATCAGATCCGCATGAAAATCGGCGTTATGTTCGGCAATCCGGAGACTACCACCGGCGGCAACGCCCTCAAGTTCTATTCGACCGTCCGCCTGGACATTCGCCGCATTGCCACGATCAAGGACGGCCAGGAGGTAATCGGTTCCCGCACTCGCGTCCGGGTCGTGAAGAACAAAGTGGCGCCGCCGTTCCGCGAGGCGGAGTTCGACATCATCTACGGCACCGGTATTTCTTACACCGGCGAGTTGATCGACAAAGCGGTCGATGCCAACATCGTGCAGAAATCCGGCAGTTGGTTCAGCTATGGCGATGAACGTCTCGGCCAGGGCCGCGAAAACGCTCGGGCGTTCTTGAAGGACCATCCCGAAGTGACCAACGAGATTCTCGTGAAGGTCAAAGAGGCGCTGGGCATGAAGCTCGCCGAACACGGCGAGCCGGTTCTCGAGGAGGAAGAGGCGATCGAGACCGAATAG
- a CDS encoding PEP-CTERM sorting domain-containing protein, with translation MKRLIPLLCALAVMFLMVDFAQAVGYPNSGYTVNNNTGTHRTANSQTDIDTHPDRIPADDASAVQQQTAPEGEVTPIPEPIALLLVGVGLLAIAVMRKSA, from the coding sequence ATGAAGAGATTGATTCCATTATTGTGCGCCCTGGCCGTCATGTTTTTGATGGTTGATTTCGCACAAGCTGTTGGTTATCCCAACAGCGGTTACACCGTCAACAACAACACCGGAACACATCGCACGGCAAACTCTCAGACCGATATTGACACCCATCCCGATAGAATCCCGGCCGATGACGCCAGCGCCGTACAACAGCAAACAGCACCGGAAGGTGAGGTAACCCCCATCCCGGAACCCATTGCTCTCCTGCTCGTAGGAGTTGGTCTATTAGCTATTGCAGTGATGCGTAAAAGCGCCTGA
- a CDS encoding thioredoxin family protein, whose translation MRFLITSALLLLLTVSTAGADEQKNDQKGAEPSATEINWMKYDEGLAAAKENGKHILANFTTGWCGFCKKMNKTTFVDPAIVAAINKDFVAVKIDGDSRDTLDIDGYKITERDLAKAVYRVGGYPTYWFLESDGTKLGALRGYQSSAQLAQALKIVSERQYEKPPTEDQKADSSGQ comes from the coding sequence ATGAGATTTTTGATCACCTCAGCCCTGCTTCTGCTCCTCACCGTTTCAACGGCCGGAGCAGACGAACAGAAAAACGACCAAAAGGGCGCTGAACCTTCCGCTACAGAAATCAACTGGATGAAATACGACGAAGGACTGGCCGCCGCCAAGGAAAACGGCAAGCATATCTTAGCCAATTTCACGACCGGCTGGTGCGGCTTTTGCAAAAAAATGAACAAAACGACCTTTGTCGATCCGGCTATCGTAGCCGCCATAAATAAGGATTTCGTCGCCGTTAAGATCGATGGTGACTCTCGTGACACCCTCGACATCGACGGCTACAAGATCACCGAACGGGATCTCGCCAAAGCCGTCTATCGCGTCGGAGGTTATCCCACCTATTGGTTCCTCGAATCCGACGGGACTAAACTTGGCGCTTTACGTGGCTATCAGAGTTCAGCCCAATTGGCTCAAGCCTTGAAGATCGTCTCGGAAAGACAATACGAGAAACCACCAACTGAAGACCAAAAAGCCGATAGCTCGGGGCAATAA
- a CDS encoding PAS domain S-box protein, with product MVRVLLVDSDSERIKNVDSMLSESEYALEVGNSPDCETCLTALHQRKVDIVLISSIWTKESLLATPPWSDYPVIVLLADDSGPIPDNIKAGFELIKDSELNSPLLRRMINFTIQHREDEQRWLKRINLEKAIAECSRMLATWSNEPLYPILQLLGEALGADNAAMYRVDKGYGEAFIEEEWNRLPETKLADLIPVVTLSDYPDWIEKFSKHECIIVDFPDATGFNNPNESQDIQEFGLKAGIWIPIVDHSDRFRGCIVVTNSSYHKFWIREDIHTLRIFGELLGTTRERIETTSALAISEENYRHLVENANEAILVAREGKLLYFNDELCKLLGVPRELLPERHYLEYIHPDDRSMLEEYHRRRLSGEDIPNRYSFRTYDGINKSLWVEANLVLIQWEGVPAVLCFLTDITTRKDTEDKLLASRQEFRSLYNSTLVGLYRTSIEDGRILALNKRTSEMFGFDSPEEMAASTRMQDFYVDPGARQTMITTIREKGHIDNFETPFRKRDGSIFWARFSARVFLEHGYLENVITDISDEKATREALDETQTKYSELFNSVQEGIGIVNQEEIIEFCNPAFARIFDADSSEELVGRSLLEFVDENNRSLVIRQTDQRKLMNASRYELEIVTGSGIHKTIAVSVSPRLDRNGNFLGAFGSVLDITDRKITEEALRESEERLKIILESVPTAIVIVDPDSQKIVDANAAAANILGIERLQLLGQSCQKIVCHSDKGPCRFASADKSINNIETELPRVDGKQISVLKSIASVQLNGRRHLVECFTDLTELKKQEKDLYQLSAAVSQSPIMILITDPNGIIEYINPHFTDVTGYSQKEILGKTPAILYSGKQTDNFYESMWETIKSGGTWVGNLQNRRKSGEIFWERESISPIFNIDGEIINFLAIGNDITHEIISQQKLAESDKLSAIGMLAAGVAHEFKNYLGGIIGNASFAIDHIDESDGCSTARETLEQIVEMGDKANEVAMSLLSYSKAKPEDRTHESLAHLIEKSISLVEKEMRNRTIEIARYIEDVPTFEMSASKIQQLFLNLLINAQHAIKTNGVITVALMNAGDRAVIKVGDSGTGIPEDKLERIFDPFYSTKGVWGRDELVGTGMGLSISRNIAREHGGDITVESIEGIGSTFIITLPYNTTAKDNNLVGIDYTGHKILFFTLDKSIISRYHQRACETNTRLLVAGSIDDAPIGFEREIDLVVCDAHFTGKVELLQMAQMCMTHSIRYVMVNCNVMEYQLAELFDGAATNFRDFPDLDRLLAVIKSDKSPATGA from the coding sequence TTGGTCAGAGTATTACTCGTCGACAGTGATAGTGAGCGGATCAAGAACGTAGACTCTATGCTCTCTGAATCGGAGTATGCCCTGGAAGTCGGCAACAGCCCTGATTGTGAAACCTGCCTCACAGCATTACATCAAAGAAAAGTCGATATTGTCTTAATCTCATCTATCTGGACTAAGGAATCATTACTCGCAACTCCTCCCTGGTCCGACTACCCGGTAATTGTTCTTTTAGCCGATGATTCGGGACCGATCCCGGACAATATCAAGGCAGGCTTTGAACTAATCAAAGACAGTGAACTGAATTCGCCCCTTCTGCGCAGGATGATTAACTTCACGATTCAACACCGTGAAGATGAACAGCGCTGGTTAAAACGGATAAACCTGGAAAAAGCTATTGCCGAGTGCTCACGCATGCTGGCGACCTGGTCAAATGAGCCTCTCTATCCGATCCTGCAACTACTTGGTGAGGCTCTTGGCGCGGACAACGCAGCCATGTACCGGGTGGATAAAGGTTATGGTGAAGCCTTCATCGAGGAAGAATGGAATCGTCTGCCGGAGACGAAACTCGCTGACCTGATACCGGTGGTTACCCTGTCGGATTACCCGGATTGGATAGAGAAGTTCAGTAAACATGAATGCATTATTGTCGATTTTCCGGATGCTACCGGGTTCAACAATCCCAACGAATCCCAAGACATTCAGGAGTTCGGTCTCAAGGCAGGAATCTGGATTCCCATCGTCGATCACTCCGACCGATTTCGTGGGTGTATAGTCGTAACCAACAGCAGCTACCATAAATTCTGGATCAGGGAAGATATCCACACTCTCCGGATATTCGGAGAATTACTCGGGACAACCAGAGAACGCATCGAAACCACCTCCGCCCTTGCAATATCAGAAGAAAACTACCGACATTTAGTCGAAAATGCGAATGAAGCCATATTAGTTGCTCGTGAAGGTAAACTTCTCTACTTCAATGATGAACTCTGCAAACTTCTCGGTGTCCCGCGCGAGTTACTGCCGGAAAGACATTACCTGGAGTATATCCATCCCGATGATCGATCTATGTTGGAAGAATATCACCGTCGTCGTCTTTCGGGAGAGGATATTCCCAACCGCTACAGCTTTAGAACGTACGACGGCATAAATAAATCGCTTTGGGTTGAAGCAAACTTGGTTTTGATTCAATGGGAGGGTGTTCCGGCCGTTCTCTGTTTCCTGACCGATATAACTACCCGCAAAGACACTGAGGATAAGTTGCTTGCGAGTCGACAGGAGTTTCGCAGTCTGTACAACAGCACCCTGGTCGGCCTGTACCGAACATCGATTGAGGATGGTCGCATCCTCGCTCTAAACAAGCGCACCTCGGAAATGTTCGGCTTCGATTCACCCGAAGAAATGGCTGCATCAACTCGCATGCAGGACTTCTACGTCGACCCCGGCGCCAGACAGACGATGATAACCACCATACGGGAAAAGGGACATATTGACAATTTCGAGACACCTTTTCGCAAACGTGACGGTTCCATCTTCTGGGCGCGTTTCTCGGCTCGAGTGTTCCTCGAACACGGTTACCTGGAAAACGTTATAACGGACATATCCGATGAAAAAGCTACCCGCGAAGCTCTGGATGAAACTCAGACCAAATACTCTGAGCTTTTCAACTCCGTGCAGGAAGGAATCGGCATCGTTAATCAGGAGGAGATAATTGAGTTCTGCAATCCCGCCTTTGCCCGGATATTCGATGCTGACTCATCGGAGGAACTGGTTGGAAGAAGTCTGCTGGAGTTCGTAGACGAAAACAACCGCAGTTTAGTCATCCGTCAGACCGATCAACGCAAACTGATGAATGCCTCGCGGTATGAGCTGGAAATCGTCACGGGGAGCGGCATTCATAAAACCATCGCGGTATCGGTATCGCCGCGTCTCGATCGCAACGGCAACTTCCTGGGCGCTTTTGGATCGGTTCTGGATATTACCGATCGTAAAATTACCGAAGAAGCCCTCCGGGAAAGCGAAGAACGGCTGAAGATCATCCTTGAATCCGTGCCCACGGCCATTGTCATTGTCGATCCCGATAGTCAAAAGATAGTCGACGCCAATGCGGCGGCAGCCAATATCCTTGGGATTGAACGACTCCAACTCCTCGGCCAATCCTGTCAGAAGATTGTATGCCACTCCGACAAGGGACCATGCCGGTTCGCCTCCGCCGATAAGTCGATAAACAATATCGAGACAGAACTGCCTCGAGTTGACGGTAAACAGATTAGCGTCCTGAAAAGTATCGCATCCGTACAACTAAACGGTCGTCGCCATCTGGTAGAATGCTTTACCGATCTTACCGAGTTGAAAAAACAAGAAAAAGATTTATACCAATTGTCAGCGGCGGTAAGTCAATCCCCTATCATGATTCTTATTACCGATCCGAACGGTATTATCGAATACATCAATCCGCACTTTACCGATGTAACGGGATACAGCCAGAAGGAAATCCTCGGTAAAACCCCGGCCATTCTCTATTCAGGCAAGCAAACGGACAACTTCTACGAGAGTATGTGGGAAACTATCAAAAGCGGCGGCACCTGGGTCGGGAACTTGCAAAACCGCCGCAAGAGCGGTGAGATATTCTGGGAGCGAGAATCCATCTCGCCTATTTTTAACATTGATGGAGAGATTATCAACTTCCTTGCCATTGGAAACGATATCACTCATGAAATTATTTCCCAGCAGAAACTGGCCGAATCGGACAAATTATCCGCAATTGGTATGCTGGCAGCCGGCGTAGCGCATGAATTCAAGAATTATCTGGGCGGCATAATAGGCAATGCTTCCTTTGCGATCGATCACATCGATGAGTCGGACGGCTGCAGCACCGCTCGCGAAACTCTGGAACAAATAGTTGAGATGGGTGACAAAGCCAATGAAGTAGCCATGTCGTTGCTCAGCTATTCCAAGGCCAAGCCGGAGGACCGGACTCATGAAAGTCTCGCCCATCTGATCGAGAAATCAATCAGCCTGGTTGAAAAAGAGATGCGCAATCGCACTATTGAAATCGCCAGGTATATCGAGGATGTCCCGACCTTCGAAATGTCCGCCTCGAAAATCCAACAGCTCTTCCTGAACCTTTTGATAAACGCTCAGCACGCCATTAAAACCAATGGGGTGATAACCGTTGCCCTGATGAATGCCGGTGACCGTGCCGTTATCAAAGTCGGCGATTCCGGTACCGGCATTCCCGAGGATAAACTCGAACGCATCTTCGATCCGTTCTACTCGACCAAAGGAGTCTGGGGACGAGACGAACTGGTCGGAACCGGCATGGGGCTGTCGATCAGTCGTAACATTGCGCGGGAGCACGGAGGTGATATCACAGTTGAATCGATTGAGGGAATCGGGAGCACGTTCATTATCACTCTGCCGTACAATACAACGGCTAAGGACAACAACCTGGTCGGAATCGACTATACCGGTCACAAGATTCTTTTCTTCACTCTGGACAAGTCGATCATCAGTCGATATCACCAGCGAGCCTGTGAAACCAACACCCGCCTGCTTGTTGCGGGGAGTATCGACGATGCGCCTATCGGTTTTGAACGAGAAATCGACCTGGTCGTTTGCGACGCACACTTTACCGGAAAAGTGGAATTGCTGCAAATGGCTCAAATGTGCATGACCCACAGCATCCGCTACGTCATGGTAAATTGTAACGTTATGGAATACCAGTTGGCGGAGTTATTCGACGGCGCAGCGACTAATTTCCGTGATTTCCCCGATCTGGATCGTTTATTAGCCGTGATAAAATCCGACAAGAGCCCGGCCACCGGGGCGTGA
- a CDS encoding DNA polymerase III subunit alpha — MKYANFVHLHTHTQYSLLDGACRIDDAIALAKELKMPALAMTDHGNMFGAIEFYQKAIKAGIKPIIGMEAYVAGGSRHEKSPSQKYPDGGFHLVLLARNLEGYHNLMKLSSYGFLEGFYHRPRVDKELLRKYAGNLIASSACLKGEVNWHLLRGDTEAAVAAARELQDIFGPGNFYLELQNHGIDKELQIIPKIEAIARETGIPLLATNDCHYLRREDAEAHDALLCIQTGKQVSDTDRMRYNTDQIYFKSAEEMEEALGDFKLALENTIKVAEACNLELEMGKMLLPVYPLPKEFTTPEVYLEHICREALPVRYKEVTPEIEERLEYEMGVIKQMGYGGYFLIVRDFCEYSRSHGIRVGPGRGSAAGSLVSYLCGITNVDPIRFELLFERFLNPERISMPDIDIDFADRGRDKIIQYVIEKYGKDNVCQIITFGTMAARGVVRDVGRVLAMPYGEVDKIAKAIPLAIDMTLEKALTAKDSELAKMVKQDKRVEHLIDICKTLEGLARHCSTHAAGVVIAPAPLIDYVPLYKGAKDEVTTQFDMKRVEQIGLLKMDFLGLRTLTVIDDALKMIKQNHPETDIEIDEIPLDDPVVYDIFARGDTIGIFQFESSGMREYLRRLAPENFTDITAMNALYRPGPLDSGMIDEYIKRKKNQLKIEYDHPKLKEILSNTYGIIVFQEHVLKIANQLAGYSLGKADILRKAMGKKDANLMAQQRREFMKGAEEQKVDAKVAEEIFDQIETFARYGFNKAHSTCYAFVAYQTAWLKHYYPQEFMAALMSSEISDADRIRILMEECRRMGIKVLPPDVNESEVDFSVVDGNIRFGLLAIKNVGSNPATAIVEERRENGPFIDIADLAERVAPKSINRRVLESIIAAGACDSLPGHRSQQHAAVEAMLEFGHKAAVQSASHDLFAGSGGKVERVAPSLPDIPEWSNSDRLNREKGVLGFYVSGHPLERYRESLRFFSSTDSAALKSVPDDREVTIGGIITQVKTMIDKKGNNMAFVTQEDFTGSVELIMFSDCYEKHRQYIESDRIVLTTGRVSTREGEDPKILAQEVVPLEELTERYDCQLVIRINTDCSDETIDRALKSLEEHSGKSPVLLAAQHNGSEVYIRSKRYAVKPDFELLNDLKDLLGETSAYFRPLSKNDVSA; from the coding sequence ATGAAATACGCCAATTTTGTACATCTGCACACCCACACCCAGTATTCATTGTTGGATGGGGCCTGTCGCATCGATGATGCCATCGCTCTTGCCAAAGAGTTGAAAATGCCCGCCCTGGCCATGACCGACCACGGCAACATGTTTGGTGCTATTGAGTTCTACCAGAAGGCGATCAAGGCCGGAATTAAACCGATCATCGGCATGGAAGCCTACGTGGCAGGCGGCAGTCGCCATGAAAAAAGCCCCTCGCAGAAATATCCCGACGGTGGCTTCCATCTCGTTCTGCTGGCCAGGAACCTCGAGGGATATCATAATCTTATGAAGCTCTCGTCGTATGGATTCCTCGAAGGCTTCTATCATCGCCCCCGGGTAGACAAAGAGTTACTCCGGAAATATGCCGGTAATCTGATTGCCAGTTCCGCCTGTCTCAAGGGAGAGGTAAACTGGCACTTGCTCCGCGGCGACACCGAGGCAGCCGTTGCGGCAGCGCGAGAGCTTCAGGACATTTTCGGACCGGGCAACTTCTACCTTGAGCTGCAGAATCACGGCATTGACAAGGAACTGCAGATCATCCCCAAAATTGAGGCTATTGCCCGCGAAACAGGCATACCGCTGCTGGCGACCAACGACTGCCACTATCTCCGTCGCGAGGACGCCGAAGCTCATGACGCCCTCCTTTGCATTCAGACCGGGAAACAGGTGTCCGATACCGACCGGATGCGCTACAACACCGACCAGATTTACTTCAAATCGGCCGAGGAGATGGAAGAGGCTTTAGGAGATTTCAAGCTGGCCCTGGAAAACACGATTAAGGTGGCCGAGGCCTGCAATCTCGAGTTGGAAATGGGTAAAATGCTCCTTCCGGTTTACCCGCTCCCAAAGGAATTCACTACCCCTGAAGTATACCTGGAACACATTTGTCGCGAGGCGCTGCCGGTCCGTTACAAGGAAGTAACACCAGAGATCGAAGAGCGGCTCGAATACGAGATGGGCGTTATTAAGCAGATGGGCTATGGCGGCTATTTCCTGATCGTACGCGACTTTTGTGAGTATTCCCGCTCTCATGGGATCCGGGTTGGCCCCGGGCGCGGCAGCGCTGCCGGATCGCTGGTCTCCTATCTCTGCGGCATTACCAACGTCGATCCGATTCGCTTCGAGCTGCTGTTCGAGCGGTTCCTGAATCCGGAACGAATCTCCATGCCGGATATCGATATTGATTTCGCCGATCGCGGACGCGACAAAATAATACAGTATGTTATCGAAAAGTACGGCAAAGACAATGTTTGTCAGATCATAACTTTTGGCACCATGGCTGCCCGCGGGGTGGTGCGCGATGTCGGCCGCGTGCTTGCCATGCCTTACGGTGAGGTGGATAAAATCGCCAAGGCGATCCCGCTGGCGATTGATATGACGCTCGAAAAGGCGCTTACCGCCAAAGATTCCGAACTGGCCAAAATGGTCAAACAGGACAAGCGGGTGGAGCACCTGATCGACATCTGCAAGACGCTTGAGGGATTGGCGCGACATTGCTCCACTCATGCCGCCGGCGTGGTGATTGCCCCAGCTCCCTTGATAGACTATGTACCGCTCTACAAGGGAGCCAAGGACGAAGTAACTACCCAGTTCGATATGAAGCGGGTGGAGCAGATCGGCCTGCTCAAGATGGACTTCCTCGGGCTGCGCACCTTGACGGTGATCGACGACGCCCTCAAAATGATCAAACAGAATCATCCCGAAACCGATATCGAGATCGACGAAATCCCGCTGGATGATCCCGTTGTCTACGATATTTTCGCGCGCGGCGACACGATTGGCATCTTCCAGTTTGAATCCAGCGGCATGCGCGAGTATCTGCGGCGTCTCGCTCCGGAGAATTTTACCGACATTACCGCCATGAACGCGCTCTATCGTCCCGGGCCGCTCGACTCGGGGATGATCGACGAATATATCAAGCGCAAAAAAAATCAGTTGAAGATTGAATACGATCATCCGAAACTGAAAGAAATCCTCAGCAACACCTACGGGATTATCGTTTTCCAGGAACACGTCCTGAAAATCGCCAATCAGCTTGCCGGATATTCGCTCGGCAAGGCGGATATTCTCCGTAAGGCGATGGGCAAAAAAGACGCCAATCTCATGGCTCAGCAACGGCGTGAGTTCATGAAGGGAGCCGAAGAACAGAAGGTCGACGCCAAAGTCGCCGAGGAGATTTTCGACCAGATCGAGACTTTTGCCCGCTACGGCTTTAACAAGGCTCATTCCACCTGCTACGCCTTCGTCGCTTATCAAACCGCCTGGCTCAAACACTACTATCCGCAGGAGTTTATGGCGGCCCTGATGTCCTCGGAAATCTCCGATGCCGACCGCATTCGTATCCTCATGGAGGAATGCCGCCGGATGGGGATCAAAGTTCTGCCGCCCGACGTCAACGAGTCCGAGGTGGATTTCTCGGTGGTGGACGGCAATATCCGCTTCGGCCTGCTGGCGATCAAAAACGTCGGCAGTAATCCGGCCACGGCGATCGTTGAGGAACGCCGGGAGAATGGTCCCTTCATCGATATCGCGGACCTGGCAGAACGGGTAGCGCCGAAGTCGATTAACCGGCGAGTGCTGGAATCGATCATCGCCGCCGGTGCCTGCGACTCACTGCCGGGACATCGGTCACAGCAACATGCTGCCGTCGAGGCGATGTTGGAGTTCGGGCATAAAGCAGCGGTGCAATCGGCCAGTCACGACCTTTTCGCCGGAAGCGGCGGCAAAGTCGAACGAGTCGCCCCAAGTCTTCCGGACATACCGGAATGGTCCAACTCTGATCGCCTCAATCGGGAAAAAGGAGTGCTCGGATTTTACGTATCGGGACATCCGCTGGAACGTTACCGTGAGTCACTCCGGTTCTTTTCATCCACCGACTCGGCGGCATTGAAATCAGTTCCGGACGACCGCGAAGTTACCATCGGCGGGATCATCACACAGGTCAAAACGATGATCGATAAGAAGGGCAACAACATGGCCTTCGTGACTCAGGAAGACTTCACGGGATCGGTCGAGTTAATCATGTTTTCAGATTGCTATGAGAAACACCGACAGTATATTGAATCGGATCGGATTGTCCTGACTACCGGCCGGGTTTCTACCCGAGAGGGTGAGGATCCGAAAATCCTTGCCCAGGAAGTAGTTCCTTTGGAAGAACTGACGGAACGCTACGATTGTCAGTTGGTTATAAGGATCAATACCGACTGCTCCGATGAAACAATTGACCGCGCCCTTAAATCCCTTGAGGAACACAGCGGGAAATCACCGGTGCTTCTGGCGGCGCAACACAATGGATCTGAAGTATATATCAGATCAAAGAGGTACGCCGTTAAACCGGATTTCGAGTTGTTAAACGACCTAAAAGACTTGCTGGGGGAAACCAGCGCCTACTTTAGACCGTTATCTAAGAACGATGTATCAGCTTAG